From Streptomyces chrestomyceticus JCM 4735, one genomic window encodes:
- a CDS encoding pyridoxamine 5'-phosphate oxidase family protein, protein MPTDDLHAIELLNRVPYGRVSASQRALPFTAVTRHVVSDGRLLLRLHRGHGYHRALDGNVVAYEADNVNSGANDTWSVQFTGTARAVTPTPAEFELFGPTPRLADGEPFDPVFLRIEAEFVKVHYLCDVPVFRYAHSA, encoded by the coding sequence ATGCCCACCGACGACCTCCATGCCATCGAGCTGCTGAACCGCGTCCCTTACGGACGGGTGTCGGCCAGCCAGCGGGCGCTGCCCTTCACCGCCGTCACACGGCATGTCGTGAGCGACGGCCGGCTGCTGCTGCGGCTGCATCGCGGCCACGGCTACCACCGCGCCCTGGACGGCAATGTCGTCGCCTACGAGGCCGACAACGTGAACTCCGGCGCCAACGACACCTGGTCCGTCCAGTTCACCGGCACCGCCCGCGCCGTCACGCCCACGCCGGCCGAGTTCGAACTGTTCGGCCCCACGCCGCGGCTGGCCGACGGAGAGCCCTTCGACCCGGTTTTCCTCCGCATAGAAGCGGAGTTTGTCAAGGTCCACTACCTCTGCGATGTCCCTGTGTTCCGATACGCCCACTCAGCGTGA
- a CDS encoding response regulator, producing the protein MREEGKITVFLLDDHEVVRRGVHEMLSVEADIEVVGEAGTAADALVRIPATRPDVAVLDVRLPDGSGVEVCREIRSQDESINCLMLTSFADDEALFDAIMAGASGYVLKAIRGNELLTAVRDVAAGKSLLDPVATARVLERLRDGNNPRGDDRLANLTEQERKILDLIGEGLTNRAIGERLHLAEKTIKNYVSSLLSKLGMERRSQAAAYVARMQAERH; encoded by the coding sequence GTGCGCGAAGAAGGAAAAATCACGGTATTCCTGCTCGACGACCACGAGGTCGTGCGGCGCGGCGTCCACGAGATGCTCTCGGTGGAGGCGGACATCGAGGTGGTCGGTGAGGCCGGCACCGCCGCAGATGCCCTGGTCAGGATCCCTGCGACCCGTCCCGACGTCGCCGTGCTCGACGTCCGGCTGCCGGACGGCAGCGGGGTGGAGGTCTGCCGGGAGATCCGTTCCCAGGACGAGTCGATCAATTGCCTGATGCTCACCTCTTTCGCTGACGACGAAGCGCTTTTCGACGCCATCATGGCGGGCGCGTCCGGGTACGTGCTCAAGGCGATCCGGGGCAACGAGCTGCTCACCGCCGTACGGGACGTGGCGGCCGGCAAGTCGCTGCTGGACCCGGTGGCCACCGCCCGCGTACTGGAGCGCCTGCGGGACGGCAACAACCCGCGCGGCGACGACCGGCTGGCCAACCTGACCGAGCAGGAGCGCAAGATCCTCGACCTGATCGGCGAGGGACTGACCAACCGGGCGATCGGCGAGCGGCTGCACCTCGCCGAGAAAACGATCAAGAACTATGTCTCCAGCCTGCTCTCCAAGCTGGGCATGGAGCGCCGGTCCCAGGCGGCCGCTTATGTGGCGCGGATGCAGGCGGAGCGGCACTAG
- the pdhA gene encoding pyruvate dehydrogenase (acetyl-transferring) E1 component subunit alpha, whose protein sequence is MTVESTAARKNTRGGGKRTTAKKASPAKAKTAAQAPAEAEQDQLVQLLTPEGKRVEHPEYAIDLSDEELRGLYRDMVLTRRFDAEATTLQRQGELGLWASLLGQEAAQIGSGRALRDDDYVFPTYREHGVAWCRGVDPTNLLGMFRGVNNGGWDPNSNNFHLYTIVIGSQALHATGYAMGVQKDGADSAVIAYFGDGASSQGDVAESFTFSAVYNAPVVFFCQNNQWAISEPTEKQTRVPLYQRARGYGFPGVRVDGNDVLACLAVTRAALERARAGEGPTLVEAFTYRMGAHTTSDDPTRYRADEEREAWEAKDPILRLRTYLETEGIADQAYLDAIEEESETLGKRVREVVRSMPDPDTMAIFENVYADGHALVDEERAQFAAYQASFVDAEEN, encoded by the coding sequence GTGACCGTGGAGAGCACTGCCGCGCGGAAGAACACCCGCGGTGGCGGCAAGCGCACCACCGCAAAAAAGGCGTCACCCGCCAAGGCGAAGACGGCCGCCCAGGCCCCTGCCGAGGCGGAGCAGGACCAGCTCGTACAGTTGCTGACCCCCGAAGGCAAGCGCGTCGAGCACCCCGAGTACGCGATCGACCTCTCGGACGAGGAACTGCGCGGCCTGTACCGGGACATGGTTCTCACACGGCGCTTCGACGCCGAGGCGACCACCCTCCAGCGCCAGGGTGAGCTGGGCCTGTGGGCCTCGCTGCTGGGCCAGGAGGCCGCCCAGATCGGCTCCGGGCGCGCGCTGCGCGACGACGACTACGTCTTCCCGACCTACCGGGAGCACGGGGTCGCCTGGTGCCGCGGCGTGGACCCGACGAACCTGCTGGGCATGTTCCGCGGCGTGAACAACGGCGGCTGGGACCCCAACAGCAACAACTTCCACCTGTACACGATCGTCATCGGCTCGCAGGCGCTGCACGCGACCGGCTACGCCATGGGCGTCCAGAAGGACGGCGCCGACTCGGCGGTCATCGCGTACTTCGGCGACGGCGCCTCCAGCCAGGGCGACGTGGCCGAGTCCTTCACCTTCTCCGCGGTCTACAACGCGCCCGTGGTGTTCTTCTGCCAGAACAACCAGTGGGCGATCTCCGAGCCCACCGAGAAGCAGACCCGGGTCCCGCTCTACCAGCGCGCCCGCGGCTACGGCTTCCCCGGTGTGCGGGTGGACGGCAACGACGTCCTGGCGTGCCTGGCCGTGACCAGGGCGGCCCTGGAGCGGGCCCGGGCGGGCGAGGGCCCGACGCTGGTCGAGGCGTTCACGTACCGGATGGGCGCCCACACCACCTCCGACGACCCGACGCGCTACCGCGCCGACGAGGAGCGCGAGGCGTGGGAGGCCAAGGACCCGATCCTGCGGCTGCGCACCTACCTGGAGACCGAGGGCATCGCCGACCAGGCGTACCTGGACGCGATCGAGGAGGAGAGCGAGACGCTGGGCAAGCGGGTGCGCGAGGTGGTGCGCTCGATGCCGGACCCGGACACCATGGCCATTTTTGAGAACGTGTACGCCGACGGACACGCGCTCGTCGACGAGGAGCGCGCGCAGTTCGCCGCGTACCAGGCGTCGTTCGTGGACGCGGAGGAGAACTGA
- a CDS encoding alpha-ketoacid dehydrogenase subunit beta has translation MAVFEKITLSKAINASLRASMEADPKVLVMGEDVGKLGGVFRVTDGLQKDFGEERVIDTPLAESGIVGTAIGMALRGYRPVVEIQFDGFVFPAYDQIVTQLAKMHARALGKIKMPVVIRIPYGGGIGAVEHHSESPEALFAHVAGLKCVSPSNASDAYWMMRQAIESDDPVIYFEPKRRYHDKGRLDTEAIPDPLHAARVAQAGTDVTLAAYGPMVKVCLDVAKVAAEEGKSVEVLDLRSISPMDFDAIQTSVEKTRRLVVVHEAPVFLGSGSEIAARITERCFYHLEAPVLRVGGFHSPYPPSRLEDEYLPGLDRVLDAVDRALAY, from the coding sequence ATGGCTGTCTTCGAGAAGATCACGCTGTCCAAGGCGATCAACGCGTCGCTGCGCGCCTCCATGGAGGCCGACCCCAAGGTCCTGGTCATGGGCGAGGACGTCGGCAAGCTCGGCGGCGTCTTCCGGGTCACCGACGGGCTGCAGAAGGACTTCGGCGAGGAGCGGGTGATCGACACCCCGCTGGCCGAGTCCGGCATCGTCGGCACCGCCATCGGCATGGCGCTGCGCGGCTACCGGCCCGTGGTGGAGATCCAGTTCGACGGTTTCGTCTTCCCCGCGTACGACCAGATCGTCACCCAGCTCGCCAAGATGCACGCCCGCGCCCTGGGCAAGATCAAGATGCCGGTGGTCATCCGTATCCCCTACGGCGGCGGCATCGGCGCGGTCGAGCACCACTCCGAGTCGCCCGAGGCGCTGTTCGCGCACGTCGCGGGCCTCAAGTGCGTGTCGCCCTCGAACGCCTCGGACGCGTACTGGATGATGCGCCAGGCCATCGAGAGCGACGACCCGGTCATCTACTTCGAGCCCAAGCGCCGCTACCACGACAAGGGCCGCCTGGACACCGAGGCGATCCCCGACCCGCTGCACGCGGCGCGGGTGGCGCAGGCCGGTACGGACGTGACGCTGGCCGCCTACGGCCCGATGGTCAAGGTCTGTCTGGACGTCGCCAAGGTCGCCGCTGAGGAGGGCAAGTCGGTCGAGGTCCTGGACCTGCGCTCCATCTCGCCCATGGACTTCGACGCGATCCAGACCTCGGTGGAGAAGACCCGGCGGCTGGTCGTCGTCCACGAGGCACCGGTCTTCCTCGGTTCGGGCTCGGAGATCGCCGCCCGCATCACCGAGCGGTGCTTCTACCACCTGGAGGCGCCGGTGCTGCGGGTGGGCGGTTTCCACTCGCCGTACCCGCCGTCCAGGCTGGAGGACGAATACCTGCCGGGACTCGACCGGGTGCTCGACGCGGTCGACCGCGCGCTGGCGTACTGA